A region of Larimichthys crocea isolate SSNF chromosome X, L_crocea_2.0, whole genome shotgun sequence DNA encodes the following proteins:
- the timm10 gene encoding mitochondrial import inner membrane translocase subunit Tim10, protein MDPMKAQQLAAELEVEMMADMYNRMTNACHRKCVPPHYKEAELTKGESVCLDRCVAKYLDLHERLGRKLTELSVQDEEMMRKSAVGSG, encoded by the exons ATGGATCCCATGAAGGCGCAGCAGCTGGCGGCGGAGCTGGAAGTGGAAATGATGGCTGACATGTACAACCG AATGACCAACGCCTGCCACAGGAAGTGTGTACCACCACATTACAAGGAGGCAGAGCTGACCAAGGGTGAGTCGGTGTGCCTGGACCGCTGCGTGGCCAAATACCTAGACCTTCACGAAAGGCTGGGACGCAAGCTGACAGAGCTCTCCGTCCAGGACGAGGAAATGATGAGGAAGTCGGCTGTGGGCAGCGGATAG